From a single Calothrix sp. NIES-2098 genomic region:
- a CDS encoding proto-chlorophyllide reductase 57 kD subunit has product MSQSNFSDALAWTAEAKEKLKNIPFFVRTQAKARIEHLARQAKQEIVTAELVEQARLEFGQ; this is encoded by the coding sequence ATGAGCCAATCAAATTTCTCAGATGCTTTGGCATGGACAGCAGAAGCCAAAGAAAAACTCAAAAATATCCCTTTTTTTGTACGCACCCAAGCGAAAGCGCGAATTGAACATTTGGCGCGTCAAGCAAAGCAAGAGATTGTTACAGCAGAGTTAGTAGAACAAGCGCGGCTGGAATTTGGACAGTAA